In Fodinibius salicampi, the sequence GATTCGGGTAACAGTTGCAGAGCAGGGCTTTTCGGATGAAGAAAATGAGTTTTTTCAAACAATGGAGCAACTTTCCAAACGTTCCATGAAGGCATATCGGGAACTCATTGACGATGAGGATTTTTGGCCTTGGTATACTTCAAAGACACCTATTGAGCATATTAGTCGCCTGCCTATTGCATCGCGACCGGTTTCTCGGGGGAGTACCAAGACGGCAGATTTTGAAAATCTGCGGGCTATTCCGTGGGTATTTGCCTGGACTCAGGTTCGATATAATGTGCCGGGTTGGTACGGCATTGGGGTAGCTCTCCAGGAGATGCTTGAGAAGGATGAAGGGACTCTTGATAAGTTTCGGCAATGGTATGAGGATGGGATCTTCTTCAATACCATTTTAGACAATGCGCAACGGGAAATGGCTCGTACACATATACCTACTTCCACCATTTATGAGGATATCGATGACGGATCGTTCCACGAAGAGATAACGGAAGACTTTAGAAAGGCGGAAGCAGCTATCAAAAAGATAACTGATCAGGAATATATCCTGGAAAACAGTCAGGTTATCAAAAAGTCTATCCGGTTTAGAAATCCGTTTACATATCCATTAAATATGATGCAGGTAGAATTGTTGAATCGCTGGAATGAAGGTCCGGAAGCAGAGGAGGAAGAGCCGTTAAGAAATGCCCTTTTCCTCAGCATCAACGGTATTGCCGCTGCTATGCAGAGTACAGGCTAAAAGTTAAGAATTAGGAGCTGGGGATTTACGAATTAGCATCATCTTGTTTTCAGTTCGTAATCCCTAATTCCTAACTAATTCTTTCATCTGACGGCGAAATTTCGGGGCTCCACCGTTAGCCGGATGCCGAACTGCAGTATGTGAAATACCGAAATGGTTTAAACTTTGTTCGCATTTGCGTCCTACTGCAATAATTTCAGCATCGGAGTATAACTCAAGGAATAATTTAAGGGCCGGATAACCAGTTTCAAGCTCATCGTCTGTAGGAGTTCGATTACTGAGTAGCCCATCCTCCGGATCGTAGGGGTGCCAGGGAAGCGCATTCCATAAAACTGTTTGATAGGGATCAATTTCCAGTTGATAGAGCGCCTTCCACATAATGGTAGCCGTAGGTTCCGACATTCCCTTGGCATTCACTTCTTTCTTGCTGGTGCGTTTAGGTTCTATTCCCCGAAAAGCACCATCCGCAGGAATGCCATGTACTGGTTTATGATGGCCTAACAAAATACGTTCCGAAGTCATGGCAATACCAGTAAAATGGCCTCCCTGGTAGCCGAGTGCCTCTGCAATTAAGAGATAATTTGCCGTTTGGAAGCGTTCGGATAAATAGGTACGTAGTTGCTCACGTCGGATACGCGGACAGTCTTCTGATCGATCGTGCTGTGGATCGCGCTGGTACCATGGATTAAAAAAAGCTCCTTCCGGGGTTTCGCGTAACAACTCAAAAAGGGCATTGAGATCAGCCATTATGAAAAAAAGTAGATTAAAATTTGTTATGAATGGTGGTTATTTTGAAGTTTCCTAATATAGTGCACAGAGAAACCATAAGAAAAAAGTTTTCGACTTTGAACTAAGAGGAAGGAAAGCATAAACATCAAGCAAAAAATTGTATATTACAGTATCAATAAATACTAATTCTTGGAGATTTCTATGAGCACCGATATAACCTTTGATATAACGAAAGTAGCCCAAAGTCGTATTGATCAAGTGGATCTTGATGATCCTGGATTTGGCCGGTTGTTTTCTGATCATATGTTGGAGGTATCGTATAATGAAGGAGAGTGGCAACAACCAAAGATTAAGCCCTATGGTACTATTGAAGTTGTCCCGGCCTTAAATGTATTTCACTATGCCCAATCGGTGTTTGAAGGAACCAAGGCTTATTATGTAGACGACGAAACCGTCAACTTATTTCGTATTGGCCAGAACTATGAACGCTTTGTACAGTCTTGTAAGCGAATGTGTATACCTCCTGTTGATCGCGAGGTATTTCTGGGAGGCATCGAAAAGTTGATCGAAATAGACCACCGGTGGGTCCCTCGTAAAGAGGGAAATGTTCTTTATATTCGTCCTTTTGCATGTGCTTTTGATCCGGTTATTTCAGCAAATCCTGCTGAGGAGTATCGCTTTTTTGTGATCACTTCTCCGGTAGGATCCTATTATAATAAGTCAGTAAAGCTGACAACCTCAAAGAGATACGTCCGGGCGGTAAAAGGCGGAGTGGGTGCTGCCAAAGCGGCCGGTAATTATGCCGCCAGTTTTTATCCGGCGCGTAAAGCTCAAGAAATGGGGTACGATCAGGTATTATGGCTTGATGCCCACGAGCATACTTATATTGAGGAAGTGGGAACAATGAACATCTTTTTTATAATTGATGGTGTATTGGTTACCCCAAAACTGCAGGGCACGATATTGCCGGGCATTACGCGGGATTCTGTGCTCCGGCTGGCGAACCATTGGGAGATACCGGTGGAAGAGCGACGTATCAATATAGAAGAGGTTATTGAAGCTGGACAGTCGGGAAAGCTTGAAGAAGTATTTGGAACAGGTACTGCTGCGGTTATTGCCCCGGTAGAGGAAATCCATCATGATGGGATATCTGTTATCCCAAAGGAAAAAGACCGCGGACCGGTTGGACAAAAACTCTATGACACTATTTATGATATCCAACGTTCAAGAATAGAAGATCCATTCAATTGGGTTCGTTCTGTACAAGTTGGGAATAGCTAAAACAATTACTTGTTTGTAATTATCTTATCGATTTAGAGCGCTTGACTATTAGTCTTGTTAATACCCTTTTTCCCTGTCTACGGCATTGCGCAAATCCATTCCGGAAAGAGCACGTTTATAATTTTCGACAATTTGCTCTGCTGCCTCAGCCGGCTGGGTAATGCTGGCAATATGAGGTGTGATTATTATATTAGATCGATTCCAGAAGGCATGTTTATCAGGCAAAGGCTCTTCCTTAAAGACGTCTAGCCAAGCTCCCTGTAATAGATTACTGTCAAGAGCGTATATCAGGTCTTCATCCACCAAGTGTTCTCCCCGAGCAGCGTTAATAATCCAGGCATCAGAAGGCAGCTCTTTAAAAACCTTAAGATCCAGAATGTCTCTGGTGGCATCTGTTAAAGGAAGGAGACATACGAGGATATTGATATCCGACAAGAAGAGCGATAGCTTATCCGGACCAGCAAAACATTCTATATCTTCAAGTTCCTTGGATGATCGGGCCCACCCGGAAACCTGGAATCCGGTTTTTACCAACTGTTCTGCTACTGGCTGTCCAATTGCTCCCAATCCCATAATCCCAATTCGTAAATTCTTCGAAAGCTCATGGCGATGTATTTGCCATTTGCCCTGATCACTTTGACGAATATACTGTGGCAGGTTCCTCTGGATATTGATCACTGCCCCTAGAACATACTCTTTCATCTGCCGAATAAGAGAAGGAGATACAATACGGGCAATTTCTATTGATTCCGGGAGGCTATCGTCAGATAATAAATGGTCGACTCCCGCTCCCAGTGAAGAGACTGCTTTAATATTCGGGAAGCTATCCAAAAGGTGTTGGGGTTGATTCCAGCAGACGGCAAACTGTACTCGGTCTTTATTCTTGATGGCCGGCCAGATATCAGTTTCAATATTGGGATCAATGCGATGGATATGTTTTTTCCATTCTGAAAGATTTCGATCAGGAGCGACAAATAAAAGAGACATAAAGGAATATTCGATTATTTATTATCCGAATCTAAGTATAAGAAAGCCAACAGCGTAATGCTAAGAATTAGTGGGCCTGGCAAATGAATGCGGAAGGATAACTTTGCAAAATAAACTTTTAAAAAATATCGAATTTTATAATATGAGTATATAATTATTTGATTAGGGATTTTAACGATTGTAATAATAGTTGTAAAAAAATCTGCAACCCATTCTTGCCTTTGTTATAATAATTCAAATCAAAGTTTATCGACTCGAATTTACGATTATAAAAAGCCGTTGACAGTCGCATTAAAGTAAACGAATGTTTTTTATTTTTAGTTACATTGAATGAGTTTGGTAACAATAATTAACCTAACTAAATGATTATGACAACACTGAAAAAAATAGTTGCAAATATTGGATTGTCATTGCTTGCAGTTTTATGCATAACTACTTTGGGATTGGCTCAAGAACGAGGGAGTGAGGAGCCTCGTACCAGCCCAAATGCTACAGTCAGCCAAACAATTGGTACAACTGACGTTACAATTACCTATGGGCGGCCTGCTGTAAATGATCGGGAAGTTTTTGGAGAGCTGGTACCCTATGGAGAAGTTTGGCGAACCGGTGCGAATGAGTCCACGGCTCTGGTTGTTTCTGATGACGTGATGATTGAGGGAAATAAGTTAGAAGCTGGAACATATTCTTTATACACTATTCCTAATAAAGACAGCTGGACCATTATTCTTAATTCCAAGCTTTCGTGGGGCACCGAATACGATTCGGGTCAGGATGTGCTCCGGTTTAAAGTAGAATCTCAGGAAGCAGATTATATGGAGCGCATGCTCTTTTATTTTAAAGATGTTTCGAATGATTCTGCTACGGTAGTTCTTCATTGGGATAATACAAAAGTACCATTCACTATTAGCGTTTAATTTCTATCTCAAATTTCGAGCCTAATACAACTGAATCTCATGGTGGGGCCTTATCCCATCATGGGATTCTTTTATTTTTTACTCTTTTGTGGGGTGCCAACTTTATATTGGCAGAGGTTGCCTTAAAAGAAATGTCCCCCATTTCCTTTAGTGTCTCTCGTTTTGCAATGGGCGGGCTGGCGCTTTTTTTAGTAATGTATCTACAATACCGCTATGAAGAACGCCGAACTTCCGGGCCTGTTTCATTTCTTCCAAAAATAAAACGCAAACATTGGCCCCGACTTATCCTGATCTCCGTTATAGGTGCCACTCTTGCTCCCTGGCTGGGAATTGAGGGGTTAGGATTAACCCACGGTGCCCGAGCCTCACTTTGGTTGGCACTCGGACCGGCAGTCAGCACATACTGCGGTTATCTGTTTAGAACCGAACGCATGGGATTATATGGGTACATAGGGATTGTTTTAGCTGTTATCGGAACAGTAATTTTAGCCTGGGATGGGTTACGTCCGGCACAAGGATATTGGTTGGGAGATTTAATTTTAATTGTAGCTCTTATCCTTACAGTAATAGAGCTTCACTTGATAAAACCGTTGGCCCGCCAATATGGTCCGGTACCTGTCGTTGCAATACGCACAGCTATTGGTTGTTCGTTATACATGATGATTGCTTCCCCGGCTCTTGTTGAAGTAACCTGGCTATCTCTTGGACCCTGGACCTGGATTGCTATACTGGCGGGTGGAGCTATTGGAGTAGGAGTTGGACAATGGGCGAAAGTTCGTGCACTAAAAATACTTGGCCCTACTCAAGTCGTGCTTTATGGAAATATGGTCCCAATTGCTGCTCTTTTGATCGCTTGGTTAAGTATTGGAGAGAATCCATCTAGGCTCGAAGTTGTTTCTGCCGTTTTTATTATTGTAGGGGCAATATTTATTCAGGTCATTGATGGTAAAGCGGGAGCATCCAATAAAAAGAAGGAAATTGAAGAAGATCTTTCATTCCTTATGAGTACTAAACAGGATAACTAGTCATTTTTAAAACTGATTTAGATGTTTGATGAAAGATATTCCATTTTCATATTCTATCCTGCTTAGAGATTGATTTTTATTTAACAGCTTATTTCC encodes:
- a CDS encoding 2-hydroxyacid dehydrogenase, with translation MSLLFVAPDRNLSEWKKHIHRIDPNIETDIWPAIKNKDRVQFAVCWNQPQHLLDSFPNIKAVSSLGAGVDHLLSDDSLPESIEIARIVSPSLIRQMKEYVLGAVINIQRNLPQYIRQSDQGKWQIHRHELSKNLRIGIMGLGAIGQPVAEQLVKTGFQVSGWARSSKELEDIECFAGPDKLSLFLSDINILVCLLPLTDATRDILDLKVFKELPSDAWIINAARGEHLVDEDLIYALDSNLLQGAWLDVFKEEPLPDKHAFWNRSNIIITPHIASITQPAEAAEQIVENYKRALSGMDLRNAVDREKGY
- a CDS encoding DMT family transporter: MLLFFTLLWGANFILAEVALKEMSPISFSVSRFAMGGLALFLVMYLQYRYEERRTSGPVSFLPKIKRKHWPRLILISVIGATLAPWLGIEGLGLTHGARASLWLALGPAVSTYCGYLFRTERMGLYGYIGIVLAVIGTVILAWDGLRPAQGYWLGDLILIVALILTVIELHLIKPLARQYGPVPVVAIRTAIGCSLYMMIASPALVEVTWLSLGPWTWIAILAGGAIGVGVGQWAKVRALKILGPTQVVLYGNMVPIAALLIAWLSIGENPSRLEVVSAVFIIVGAIFIQVIDGKAGASNKKKEIEEDLSFLMSTKQDN
- a CDS encoding uracil-DNA glycosylase, with product MADLNALFELLRETPEGAFFNPWYQRDPQHDRSEDCPRIRREQLRTYLSERFQTANYLLIAEALGYQGGHFTGIAMTSERILLGHHKPVHGIPADGAFRGIEPKRTSKKEVNAKGMSEPTATIMWKALYQLEIDPYQTVLWNALPWHPYDPEDGLLSNRTPTDDELETGYPALKLFLELYSDAEIIAVGRKCEQSLNHFGISHTAVRHPANGGAPKFRRQMKELVRN
- a CDS encoding branched-chain amino acid aminotransferase, with the protein product MSTDITFDITKVAQSRIDQVDLDDPGFGRLFSDHMLEVSYNEGEWQQPKIKPYGTIEVVPALNVFHYAQSVFEGTKAYYVDDETVNLFRIGQNYERFVQSCKRMCIPPVDREVFLGGIEKLIEIDHRWVPRKEGNVLYIRPFACAFDPVISANPAEEYRFFVITSPVGSYYNKSVKLTTSKRYVRAVKGGVGAAKAAGNYAASFYPARKAQEMGYDQVLWLDAHEHTYIEEVGTMNIFFIIDGVLVTPKLQGTILPGITRDSVLRLANHWEIPVEERRINIEEVIEAGQSGKLEEVFGTGTAAVIAPVEEIHHDGISVIPKEKDRGPVGQKLYDTIYDIQRSRIEDPFNWVRSVQVGNS
- a CDS encoding DUF2911 domain-containing protein; amino-acid sequence: MTTLKKIVANIGLSLLAVLCITTLGLAQERGSEEPRTSPNATVSQTIGTTDVTITYGRPAVNDREVFGELVPYGEVWRTGANESTALVVSDDVMIEGNKLEAGTYSLYTIPNKDSWTIILNSKLSWGTEYDSGQDVLRFKVESQEADYMERMLFYFKDVSNDSATVVLHWDNTKVPFTISV